The region aaattgagtgttgggcgggttaggacagacaaaagaaaatatttctttactcagcgcgtggtcggtctgtggaactccttgccacaggatgtggtgctggcgtctagcctagacgcctttaaaaggggattggatgagtttctggaggaaaaatccattatggggtacaagccatgatgtgtatgcgcaacctcctgattttaggaatgggttaagtcagaatgccagatgtaggggagagcaccaggatgaggtctcttgttatctggtgtgctccctggggcatttggtaggccgctgtgagatacaggaagctggactagatgggcctatggcctgatccagtggggctgttcttatgttcttatgttcttaataaactttaaaaatgacTTATTCAGAGTTCAGTAGTAAATGAAGCTGGAGAAAGCTGAAGGTTCTGTCTGACTTAAGTCGACATAACTGCTAACATAAGTTTCTGGGCGCAAAAGCTCGTCCATGGATGGTTTGAGGATCTGAGATCCTGACAATAGGATTTCCCATTTCTAGTTTGATTTCAGCTTTCAGTCACTCTCTCAAAACTTTCAACTTTCATTTTCACTAAACTGACCCACTTGCAACTTTATGCTATTGAAGAAAAGCTTGAAAGGATATGGGAAGGGACCAGTGAACTCTGAATCCAACCAACTCacatcagtgctgggctcgccagaggcagtattggaagggcccatcaggcccagctgggggtctggctggcggaggggtggagtctgcaagcttgtccacctgcttgcctgattgctttcctcctcccttccctggcaggtacttacatcagtgctgggctcactagaggcgcgagccgaagggcaagagccaaagggctcttggcccgtggctcttagcctggggctcacGCCCggaagatctgctgccatcttgaacagGGTCCAATCAACAGTCGTCGGAGATTCTCCCCTTTTGTTTGAGGCTGGGGAGATTGGAGCAATAGTTATTTTAACAGCTGAggatctgcctgcaggccaggctcagaaggtgggcctcgccacatgtctgtTCTCTCGGGAGGGAgctctggggaagggaagggtgccactatcaagagtgtgacgggccaggggagatatggtggtgggcgTTGGaaaggccgttacaggagaaggagagttcatcgtaggcagattatctccccttctggtccttcccccaattctcgggtacttggtggtcctggcggtgagtccctggatatgaagctgctgcttttgaatgccaggtcagtgaataacaagacctgtatcatccgggatgtgatcctggatgagaaagctgacctggtatgcattacagtGACCTggttggatggggagggaggcgttagtctctctgaactgtgtccaccaggtttccaggtgttgcagcagccaagattgcagggacggggagggggagttgcaatggtctatcgtgagtccatctcccttaccaggtgcctggtccagcagtctcctgggttcgattgcttgcatgttgtgttgagagggccggacaggattgggattctgttggtgtaccgcctgccctgctgcccaacagtctccctgcctgagctgactggggtgatctcgggggtagcattgaaggccccccgcctgttagtgctgggggacttcaatgttcatgccaaggcccctgtggcaggtgcagctcaggatttcatggctgccatgacaaccatgggcctgtcccagaagatctgggccctgacacatacagcaggacacgtgttggacctggtgtttacagctgggcataggggcaatgatctggaggtagaggagatcaacatcactctgttgtcatggacagatcgcttcctggtagggtttaggcttgttgcgacttcctacctccgcagaggcgggggaccgttttctatggtccgcccccggaggctaatagatcctgaaggcttcctgagggccctgggggattttcccactgccaagactggcgcctcatctgtgtccctggtcgacctctggaatggggaaatgtccagggctgtggatgagattgctccggagcgacctctgccacgccgcagactcggagcggctccttggtttactgaggagctgcaaatgatgaagcggcagggcaggcgtctagagcgacggtggcagaaaactcatgattaatccgatcggacacggagtagagctcattatagagcctactccgtggcggtggtagcagcgaagagatcgttcttctctgctaccattgcgtctgctgatagccgtccggcagagctgttccatgtggtgcggggcctccttcatcaggccccttcggtagtccaggaggaatacacggtcagccgctgtgacgtgcttgcccaacactttgcagataaaatcgatcgtattcgtcgcgacttggatgccacattgacaatgtctgatgatgtccccttggcaactgcttgtccagtattgtgggattctttttcagcttgtgcagcctgaggatgtggacagactcctttggagtgtgaggccgtctgcctgcctgtttgacccttgcccagcttggctgattagagcggcccgggggggactggctgagtggacggggagggtggtcatctcttctttgatggaggggacattgccgttcaccttgaagcgggcggtggttcatcccctcctgaagaagccctccctggattccactgtgttgaataactatcgaccagtctccaacatcccgtttctgggcaaggtaattgagcgggtggtggcggcccaactccagagggtcttggatgaagcggattatctggatccttttcaatctggtttcagaccaggctttgggacagaaactgccttggtctccttggtggatgacctacgccggggactggacagggggactgcatccctgttggtcctgctggacctctcggcggctttcaataccatcgaccatggtatccttctgggccgattggccgaattgggagttggaggcactgttttgtggtggttcctctcctacttggagggtcggtcccagatggtggtgctgggggatgcctgttcgacaccctggcccttgaggtgcggggtgccacagggttcaattctgtcccccatgctatttaatatctacatgaaaccgctgggagaggtcatccgggggtttggagtgaggtgtcatcaatatgctgatgacacccagctctatctctcctttcctccagactccagggtggcggttgagggcctggagcgctgtctggaagcagtgaggatctggatgggggctaacaagctgaaattaaatccggataagacataggctctcctggttcggaaatcctcgatgcaggtgctggattatcgacttgctctgaatggggttgcactccctctgaaggagcaggttcgcagattgggggtcctcctggactcgcagctgctcctggattcccaggtggcggctgtggctaggggggcctttgctcagcttcggctggtgcgccagctgcgaccgtacttggatcgtgcagacctggccacggtgatccatgccacagtgacatcgaggttagattactgtaacacgctctatgtggggctgcccctgaagacggttcggaaactacaattagtacagaatgcggcggcccgtgtggtcaccggagccaggcggtttgactctgtcagcccgcttctccgggggctacattggctgcccattcgtttccgggcccaattcaaggtgctggttttgacctttaaagccctatactgctctgggccaggatatcttagagaccgcctactcccatacaatctgtcctctcaggtcatcagagaaggcctttttgcaagtgccaccacccaaggaggtccgggggcggctgcaagaaatagggccttctcggtagtggcaccaacattatggaactcccttccccttgacttgagaatggctccctctcttgagagttttcggcgaggcctgaaaacactgttgtttaaacaagtcttctgatttctggccttcttaacttttttatacatcttttagttttacaggcttgattcctcggtgagctgctcttttactcttttaatctgactactgtttttatggcctctgtagtgtgtttttaaatgtttttatctgcttgtattaatgttttttaaatctgttttttttaatatgttgttagccgccctgggtcccgttagggagaagggcgggataaaaataaagtttttattattattattattattaactcttGCATCAATCTGTGTATAGGCATGGAGATAAGAAGACAGTGACTATTTTATGACATGGAGAGACATGGAGATAAgagaaaagtaattttttttcctctctagaAAGCTGTAGATTGTATGATTGTATTTCTGCTTGTAATGATCTAGCCCATACAATTCTGTTTCCTGAGTGTAAAGTGCCATGGATTTTGAAGGTGTACTATATAAATGGACTGCCTGCAAACTCAATAGCTGCCTgccttttacattttatttttgctttgtgaaATAGCCAGCATTCACAGTAGAAACTGCTATTTCCTGTCCTACCAAAGAACTCTAATTGAAGATGGACTCCACCAATACTATACGAAGGCAGAACCAAACAGGTATTACAGGATTCGTCCTTTTGGGATTATCTGTTGACCCAAAGAACAAGAGGCTTCTCTTTGCTATAGGCCTGTTAGTCTACCTGTTGACTTTGGCAGGGAATCTAGTCATCATTATATTGATCAGAGTTGACCAACGCCTCAAAACTCCCATGTACTTTCTCTTGGGCAATCTCTCTTTCATTGAGATCTGTTCCACATCCACCACACTCCCAGAGGTGTTGTGGGACCTGTTGCTGGGGGACAAGTCCATCTCCTTCATAGGATGTGCACTACAAATGTATTTCTTTGCCACTTTAGGAAGTACAGAGTGTGTGCTCCTCTCAGTGATGGCATATGACCGTTATGCTGCTATCTGTCATCCTCTCCAGTATACACTGATCATGAGCCAGCCCATATGTTGGCGTCTGCTTGCAGCTTCCTGGATTATTGGCAACTTCAATTCTGTTATCAACACATCACTGGTCTTTTCCCTAACTTTCTGTCACTCCAATGAAACTGACCATTTCTTCTTTGACATTCCTCCTATTCTGCATCTCTCTTGCTCTGATGTAGTTCTTGTCCAGTTGATGATCTTCACCGTCTCTGCATTTCTTATGattgtgcctttctccctgatccTTCTTTCCTACATCCTCATTGTCTCTTCTGTGCTCAAGATCCGCAGAGCCAGTGGTAGGATAAAGACATTCTCCGCTTGTATTTCtcacctcactgtggtgagcatcttctatgGCACCATCATCTACACCTACCTGCGACCCTCCTCCAATCATTCCTTGGATGAAGATCGCCTGGTTTCTGTGTTTTATGCTATCATTACTCCACTGTTAAACCCCCTGATCTACAGctttaggaacaaggaagtgcagggggcatTTTGGAGAGCACTTGGGAAGAACATGTTGTAGGTTTAGCATCAACATCTCAGGAAGATGATATTCACCAGAAAGTGTgtttttaagggcgcaatcctaactcattttccagcattgacataagggcaatgcagcttcgaggtaaaggaacaaatattcccttactttgaggagggctctgcaagtgccacccaactgcaagatgccgcatacatcccattggcacagctatgccagtgctggaaagtttctATGTTTTTTGTTCGATCACATTAGCCTCCTGCTGTTTCTGACACAAGCACAAGTTATCTAGCCATGTATGTACCAATTGTTGAAATAACAGTTAAGTCATAATGACCTCTGACTAAAGGGGAGAAAAGAAGCCTGAAGAAATAGCCAATATGAGTTTTGTTGTCCTTTGGCCTGAGATTGAAAAGGCCTGAAACTGAAAAGGTTAGACAAGTCCGCCAATATTTCTCTCGGCATCACAATTTGTTGTCTATGAATTTGTTCACATTCCTTTCATACTGAATGGTGTTCATTTATTTTGGTGAACTGGTGCCTCCAGAAATCAAGAAATGAAACACATTCATTGAGGTCTGTTCCACCTCTTCCACCATTTCAAAGATTTTCTGGaaccccttttcatttcatttcatacatACGTGATGTTCTCCAGATGCATTTGTTTATAACTCTGAAAGACCCAAGGCCCTATCCTAACTAGCCCTTCCCTCCAGtaatgatgcagccacactaataGAGCaaaagctgcatcctgtgaggggatGGGCAGACAAGAAGGTCTCCTCcaagtgagggaacatttgttcccttagcatAGGGCAATCGTTTGCTACCCAAATGGTtcttctcagatccacaccagccattttgctggtacaggttcaaagaggagagagagcaatGAAGGAATGGATTATGTTACTGAAGCATGTTTCTGCCACCAGTACCCACACGCACTGtcctctgttccacctcctgcccacgcactcctcacccagatgctccctttttttctccccctccctctcccattccatcCACTAATCAGCCCCCGGTGCCAGCTTACCTGCTGTCCCACTTGTAGCCAGTAGTGGCAGCAGGCTGCCAACACTGCTGGATTACTGGAATATTCAACTCCATTTAACGCAGCCTTGGTTTTTGCCCTGGACTTCTGTCATTCCAACCAAATAGACTACTTTTTCTGTGACATTCCACTCCGCATCTCATGCTCTGACACAAAACCGAGCAAATGATTactttcccttcctctggatTGTTGGCTGACACACTTTTATTTGAAGCACAACTATTGACACACAGTTATTTGAACTGGCATGCTTAACTGCACATGGATGCAATGGAATGTGCCTACCAAAAGACCTACCCAGTGATAATCAGTTTGGACCAGTGGCCAGAGGCCTCAGATTCCGCAGGCCTCAAGGAAGTACACTGTTCGGTTGCTCAGAGCAATCActtcccctccctcattctagcTGACTGGTTTGGAAGAAGCCTtgcctttgcttttgtttcttggaacattccatgaatggttgcatcttacagcacacttgaacctgtaaacaaaagccacatcctgggagcttcttgACTTGCAAGCAACTTCATTAGTAATGAAAAATAAGGGTCCCTAATTCTAGTTATCCTTACCACTCCATGGCCAAACTGAGTGCATGTTCATTGAGGTGCTGGCCCCTATTGCCTCACCCTCAGGAGTACGTAAAACAAGCAGAGGCCCCCATccgcactggggggggggatgatcacTAAATAGCCATGAAGGCACAAAAGAACGATCCGTGATGAGTTCATCCAACAAAGCCCCTATATTTTCCTATGGGAATTTAGTCTATAGAAAGCTGAGTCACAGACTCATTGTTTACTCTGTAACTGATCTGTTTGCTTTGCATTGAGCTTGCCATGACCCATGCTTGTGTTTTAGGAAGCCTGCTGGTGTTGTATTAAGCACCCCAATATCCTAGAACAACCATGCCAACCGGACTAGTAATCAAATTCTCTTCCCTTCcagtcttttttctcttcttccctcccttgctGTCCTTGAAGACAACCAAGAAACCCCTGCTTTAGCATCCACTGAGTAGGCACTCTCCCAGCCAAAAGCCACCAGGGAGCAATGGGCACTTGTTAtacaggtgttagataggcactacacAGGCGCTATACAGGTGCTACATAGGCGctctataggtgttagataggtgctacataggcactatataggtgctacataggcgctatatagatgttagataggtgctacataggcgctatataggtgttaggtgctatataggtgatacaggtgctagataggcgctagataggtgttaaataagcattaaataggcactagacaggcgctatataggtgttagataggtgctagataggcgctacacAGATAGGTACacctagataggtgctatataggtgttaaataggcactagagagGCAGtatataggtgttacataggtactagataggcactagatagataTTAGATAgttgctatataggtgctacataggcattatataggtgttacatagacagtctataggtgctagataggtgctagatagttgGTACAAAGGTGTTAAATTGGCACTAGagaggcactatataggtgttacataggtgctaggtaggcgctagataggtgctacataggcatcagataggcgctatataggtgttagataggtgctacataggtgttagataggtgctagataggtgttagataggagttagttgctagataggcgctatataggtgctagataggtgttatataggtgttaggagctatataggtgctagataggtattgCATAGGTactatataggcattatataggtgctatatagatgttagataggtgctagataggcgctatataggtgttaaataggcactttcaatacaagtaaatactacctgcatcatagtgatatgttttacttttgcaaggttgcaggcctgtgtattgcactggtgtgtaaatgaaaggatatgttgcatgttatttctatgtaggcaatacattttacatggcatgcagagatgcatttattctatgcaaattattgctacattgctttacagataatgaatgcatcttttttaaaaaaaacaaccactattttctcttcatgaaatttgggggagtttcagatatttgatgtttctccagacttattctttcattttgcccaccagcatagatacctgacatcattgccccccttgaaaaaatagtcgccccccacctctagaatcctggctatgggcctgggtGGGATGCTCATACATCCCTCAATGTGACAGTTCTAACAGCATGTACCTGGGGGATGCAGGTTGGTGAGGTTGGTTGGTGGACACCAAGGCAATCTTTTCTCCATTCACAATAGTCCCTTGTTGCAATTACTGACAAACCCAGCACTCTGAAAGTCTCATTCACTTCAAAAGCCATGGGtgcaatttaaatgcttctttcaATTGTCCTCTCACCCAAAGGACGGTTCTATCAACCCAAGTGAGTTCTTTACACCATGCCCTTTGTTTCTGTCAGCTCTAGGGACAGTTGCTTGGGCTTAGTAAAAAACACTTAAAAGGTAGGAGTGTCTTACTCACAGTTTGATAGCAGATGAAGATGGAGAAAGCTGAAGGTTCTCAGATGATGATGACCACCCTTAAATGCAGTGCATGTCACAGGTAATAAATAGATTctgactgcatttttttaaaatcactcttGAAATAAATTTCTTTGTGACAGTTCCTCTGAGGCTAGCTTGGGGATTTGAGATCCTAAAAATAGGATTCTGCAACTAGAGGACTAGGAAGTGCTTTACGATCTCTTCTTTTCAACGTTCTAAgcctcaaggagccctgcagaggactgcgTGGGCCTCCATGcaactcctgcagcagcctgcagtaagtaaaagcacccccctttcacccctgttagcaatgcaatcctggggatccttgtctctgcccccgcaaagacttaccttgagAGTAAAACTCCCCAAAAGTTTATATAATAGCACACATGGATATGTATATTTATAGTACATATACTGTACACATAGTATATACAGATGttcactgatttattttattgGGGAAAGCATTTGCAACCATATCCTAGCAAACCACTGTCATGGTTCGTTAGTTTTAATACACCCAGCACACTATATGTGCACGACGAGGCACTCTTCCAAAACCATTTCATGAAGATATATCCTCTCCTGCTGAGACTAGCTTACAGTAACTCAGCTCAGAAATGCTAAAGATACTAACTCTTAACAACTTAAACTAGGTGAACTGAGAGAAAAGGGTGAAATGAAAAGCTGAATGTGTCAATTTAAACCATTGAATATTGATTAAATTTTTCACCGTGAACAATTATGTTTAATTTGGCACATTCTTGGTAGCACTGAATGGGGAAAGGACCTACTAAAAAATCTGGTTTAAAAAATGTCACAGACACCATGTCACATTTTGCacattgtgtatgtgtgcatgcctgAACAGCTGTCTAGGCATctgggagggtaccaggatgcaggtctcttgttatctggtgtgctccctggggcatttggtgggccgctgtgagatacaggaagctgaactagatgggcctatggcctgatccagtggggctgttcttaagttcttatataCAGGATGAGCAGGAATTTAGATTATATGACCTCCATCCATGGTCCTTTTCAACTCTAACACTGCATgattataaaataaaatagtttattttattataaaataaaatagctgTAAAATAGTCCAATGTACTTTGTGAGATGTCATCACCGAGCACTGCACAGCTGCCCATGAGAAGCCACCATAGGGCTAAATGCACACCATAGGGACATTATCAGGGATATTGAACCTAGTACATGTTATCTTGCTGCCTCAGTGTAAAGTGACTTTGTTGAAGGTGACCAGACTACAAAGTCAATGACTATgtgtctccttttttttcttactgccaacattttttttaaaactgccaaCATTAAAAGTTGAAACCACTGTCCTCTCCTACCAAAGAAACCTAAATGAAGATGGACTCCACCAATTGTACACAAAGACTGAACCAAACAAGAATCACAGAATTTGTCCTCATAGGATTTTCTCTTGACCCAAAGAACAAGAGTCTTTTCTTTGCTATGTTACCTGTTGACTTTGGCAGGAAATGCTGTCATCATTATGTTGATTGGGCTTGACCAATGCCTCAGaactcccatgtacttcctcctgggtaaTCTCTCATTTGTTGAGATCTGCTACATTTCCACCACACTTCCAAAGATGTTGTGGGATCTCTTGTTGGGGGACAAGACCATCTCCTTCATAGGATGTGCActccaaatgtatttctttgtcaCTTTAGGTAGCATAGAGTGTTTGCTGCTCTCAGCCATGGCATACGACCGCTATGcagccatctgccacccactccaCTACACCATACTCATGAGACAGTCTGTATGTAGGGGCTTACTGGCCATTTCATGGATTATTGGCAACATCAGTTCTATGGTCCACACAGCACTGGTCTTTTCCTTAACTTTCTGTCactccaatgaaattgaccatttcttctgtgatattCCTCCTATTCTGCACCTCTCTTGCTCTGATGTATTTATTGTCCAGTTGATGAACTTCactgtctctgtgtgtgtcatTATCGTGCCTTTCTCCCTGACCCTTCTTTCCTACATCCTCATTGTCTTTGCAGTGCTCAAAATCCGCACAGCCCATGGTAAGATCAAGGCATTCTCCACctgtgcttcccacctcactgtggtgagcatTTTCTATGGCACCATCATCTACACCTATATACGACCCTCTACAAAccattccttggaggaagaccGCCTGGTTTCTGTGTTATATGCCATCATtactcccctgctaaacccccgatctacagctttaggaacaaggaagtgcagggggcacTTTGGAGAACCCTTGGGAAGAGTAGGTTATAGTGAtgggcagcagtggacctccccagccctgtgcccggaGCAAAgttccatgatggcaccccccacatcagggaaacctctgtaTGGTTTAAAATAAACTGTTTGGGCTGTCTTTTAAATGAGGTCAACTGCTACCCTCCTTGGcaagtgtgtgtatttgtgttggCAGGTTATGGTGCCAGATTGTGGCTTAAGTCACCCAAAAGGCTTCATAGGTGAGTTGAGATTTGAATGTGACTTTCCTCAGATCAACTCTAACACATTATCCACTTTGACTGAGTCTAGTGGCTTTCTGAGTTTGGCAGGAAGAATAAAATCTCAAGTTTGATTTGATTGTCAAACAACTGTCAAATAAATTGCCACCTCTATTGGAGTCAtacttttgatttatttatttattttctgtatttatttggggCCTTATTTGGTCATATTGACCTCTTCCTGTTATAGTATATGTGTACTAGTTATTCAAATGTGTACCATGCATAACAGTGATGTTTCAATGGCTAAAAATAGTAAAGATTGATAGAAAATCCCATTATATTTGTCTTTTTTCCTATCTGTGACTACAAATGTTAAGGAAGATGGACTATGTTCCTTGCGGCTTTTTGAGTTGTTTATTAATTTGTCTCAAGAGAAAAACTGCAACTTCAGTTCCCACATGGAACAAATGATGGTGTCCACAGAGACCAAGAAGGTTTGGAGTATACAATCCCCCTGGACAAGCCTCACTGGAATATTTACTAAGCCTAGAGTAATGTAGTGTACCTTGAGTTGTATCCTGGAGCAAGCAAAGGGAAAATGCTGAAGTTGGTGTTCAGAAATGCTTAAGATGTGACAACTTAACAACTCAAACCAGGTGAAGCAAATCACTGGATGTTCTTTATATCTTTCCACCTTAGTTTTAACCAATTGTGTTTATTTTGACACCTTCTTGGTGGTACTGAGTAATATTCCATAGACATCACTCCATAATGCATGGTGTGTATGTACATCTATTACATTCATGGCAGTACCTTTTTGGAGgaattacaatttttaaaaaattgtatttgaTTTGTTTTAAGCAACAAAACATATTTGGCTCTGCATGCCACCAGCCCTTTCCAGGTTGCAGTGGAAGGCAGCGATGGGGAACAGATTGATCCAGGCTTGCAATGACAAATGATAAAAATAAAGAGGACGATGCCTTCTAAATGACACTGTGTCAGCCTGTTTTCCAAACTGGGTACAAGAAGCCCAGAATCCCTTCGGCTATGTCTTTGACCATTCTGACACAGGGTGGTAGCAAACAGACATGCAAACAGAGTTCTGGGTGATTTGATTCTTCTGTGGAATATGCTTAGCTTTCTTCAGTCCTCAGATAACATGCAAATAGAAAGGTAATTTGTTCTTCAACCTCACCTTACGTGCTTTGGATGGATTATATAAATTTGTATCAAGTATCTTTCATGTTTATCTGAACTTTTTgtgagttatttttaaaaaatagcctcCGTTTTAAAATACAAGTGGCAGAATTTTTTAAGGGTGGAGGGAGGTTTACAGCGTGGAGGGCAGTAATCATATTAATTTTGGGTTGCATCCAGCAAAACTGAATTCTGACTCAGCACCATATTTATAAATGGAACCAAAAATGAACATCATTGTTATATAACCACAATGTATTTCAGGTTTCAtcttttggaagtaagtcccaggcaagtattcctcctcctc is a window of Tiliqua scincoides isolate rTilSci1 chromosome 5, rTilSci1.hap2, whole genome shotgun sequence DNA encoding:
- the LOC136653065 gene encoding olfactory receptor 5F1-like, whose amino-acid sequence is MDSTNTIRRQNQTGITGFVLLGLSVDPKNKRLLFAIGLLVYLLTLAGNLVIIILIRVDQRLKTPMYFLLGNLSFIEICSTSTTLPEVLWDLLLGDKSISFIGCALQMYFFATLGSTECVLLSVMAYDRYAAICHPLQYTLIMSQPICWRLLAASWIIGNFNSVINTSLVFSLTFCHSNETDHFFFDIPPILHLSCSDVVLVQLMIFTVSAFLMIVPFSLILLSYILIVSSVLKIRRASGRIKTFSACISHLTVVSIFYGTIIYTYLRPSSNHSLDEDRLVSVFYAIITPLLNPLIYSFRNKEVQGAFWRALGKNML
- the LOC136653067 gene encoding olfactory receptor 13G1-like — its product is MAYDRYAAICHPLHYTILMRQSVCRGLLAISWIIGNISSMVHTALVFSLTFCHSNEIDHFFCDIPPILHLSCSDVFIVQLMNFTVSVCVIIVPFSLTLLSYILIVFAVLKIRTAHGKIKAFSTCASHLTVVSIFYGTIIYTYIRPSTNHSLEEDRLVSVLYAIITPLLNPRSTALGTRKCRGHFGEPLGRATASLPPMVLPFTEMDLVKSRTLVVLLYHVIDGDRLSMPPLHESTSTTAVMSQSKDVLQFHDKDDQRRTE